In one Oncorhynchus nerka isolate Pitt River linkage group LG7, Oner_Uvic_2.0, whole genome shotgun sequence genomic region, the following are encoded:
- the pdyn gene encoding proenkephalin-B, which yields MEWYVLVLILSLPSSTQADCSSHCLQCAQQILNTDIPVNSLTCTLECEGTLLTTAELDKCGKTQQSRAVGSEFSDEDAGPRSTPEREDDQDASIANVVKRYGGFIKRIDKNKNKLLTSPWRENGVYKGAYAFPKKYQDLLRKFGERDLSEFSEDYQGGDVDSENEMGMFDDDEAAAINKVKRYGGFLRKFGPKTKSKRSDSREQGSREELQKRYGGFMRRIRPKLNNLNTLKWDNQKRYGGFLRRHYKLSVRSDEEPSSYDDFGL from the exons ATGGAGTGGTATGTCCTGGTGTTGATACTTAGCTTGCCATCTTCGACCCAAGCAGACTGCTCTTCCCATTGTCTGCAATGCGCGCAACAAATCCTCAATACAGACATCCCAGTCAACAGTCTG ACTTGTACCTTGGAATGTGAGGGAACTCTACTGACCACTGCCGAGTTAGACAAATGCGGGAAGACTCAACAATCGCGCGCAGTGGGCTCGGAGTTCAGCGATGAAGATGCGGGTCCGCGGTCCACGCCAGAGAGGGAGGACGACCAAGACGCTTCAATTGCAAACGTGGTCAAGCGTTACGGTGGATTCATTAAACGAAttgacaaaaacaaaaacaaattgttAACCTCTCCGTGGCGCGAAAATGGCGTTTACAAAGGAGCATACGCGTTCCCTAAGAAATACCAGGACTTGCTTAGAAAATTTGGAGAGAGAGACCTCTCGGAGTTTTCGGAGGACTATCAGGGCGGAGATGTTGATTCTGAAAACGAGATGGGAATGTTCGATGATGATGAAGCTGCAGCAATAAACAAAGTCAAACGTTATGGAGGGTTCTTACGCAAATTTGGTCCAAAGACAAAGTCAAAGAGAAGTGACTCCAGGGAGCAAGGTAGTCGAGAGGAGTTACAAAAGCGATATGGAGGTTTCATGCGAAGGATTCGGCCAAAGTTGAACAACTTGAACACCTTGAAGTGGGACAATCAGAAGAGGTACGGTGGCTTTCTACGTCGCCACTACAAATTGTCCGTTCGTTCAGATGAGGAGCCTAGTTCATATGATGACTTTGGTCTATAG